One genomic segment of Flavobacteriaceae bacterium includes these proteins:
- a CDS encoding tyrosine-type recombinase/integrase, with protein sequence MNTILQRHQEFCQYQIVFKNNTPRTIKWFKEVINYFVKHTEVYHIEDVTQNVIKQWLIHGKCEKNWSAKTIRTRLGNVRLFFKWCVARGYLEKNPADDIPAPKLESKIPKHLTKEQSTLILDWAKCYPYHHYYEKPRAVAILAVFLFTGIRLQELLNLKINDVNIKENVLFVQAGKGKKDRMIPINAQLKRYLEKYLAIRSKINNKSVYFFVSLICTAQMSAEVIPRLLRKIGKKSGVHIHAHLLRHTFAVLMLEAGCNLFSVSRLLGHSDIKTTTIYLSATVHHLQDQVSKHPLQ encoded by the coding sequence ATGAATACTATTCTCCAACGGCATCAAGAGTTCTGTCAGTATCAAATTGTTTTTAAAAACAACACCCCAAGAACGATTAAATGGTTTAAAGAAGTCATTAATTATTTTGTAAAACATACCGAAGTATATCATATCGAAGATGTTACCCAAAATGTGATTAAACAATGGCTTATTCACGGAAAGTGTGAAAAGAATTGGTCAGCTAAAACCATCCGCACTCGATTAGGTAATGTACGCTTGTTTTTTAAATGGTGTGTAGCACGAGGATATTTAGAAAAAAATCCTGCCGATGATATTCCTGCACCAAAACTAGAATCCAAAATCCCTAAACATCTTACCAAAGAACAATCCACGCTTATTTTAGATTGGGCAAAATGTTACCCTTATCATCACTACTATGAAAAGCCACGAGCGGTAGCCATTCTTGCCGTTTTTCTCTTTACAGGGATTAGATTGCAAGAATTACTCAATCTAAAAATCAATGATGTAAATATTAAAGAGAACGTTTTATTTGTTCAAGCAGGAAAAGGCAAAAAAGACCGAATGATTCCTATAAATGCTCAATTAAAAAGATATTTAGAAAAATACCTTGCTATACGCTCCAAAATTAATAATAAAAGTGTGTATTTTTTTGTTTCTCTTATTTGTACAGCACAAATGAGCGCAGAAGTTATCCCTCGTTTGCTTAGGAAAATCGGCAAAAAATCTGGTGTACATATTCACGCTCATTTGCTCCGTCACACCTTTGCCGTCCTAATGCTAGAGGCAGGCTGTAACCTCTTTAGTGTTTCTCGATTATTGGGTCATAGTGATATTAAAACCACTACCATTTACTTGTCTGCAACGGTGCATCATTTGCAAGACCAAGTGAGTAAGCATCCATTACAATAA
- a CDS encoding DDE transposase — translation MPVSCKSLSTYYHLNGKRLEEQYRNHLSNFLTWDQLAHADQWLLFKKNIGTHLSIDEVALTQGELYTVITNKAGKGKRGSLVAIVATTQSERVIEVLRKIPSKDRYLVEEITLDMAPTMEKIAKKAFPKATQVTDRFHVQKRAYDALQEIRIQYRWKTIEQENNEIALAKETGKNFKPNILDNGDTPKQLLARSRYLLFKAPNKWTAKQKFRAELLFERYPNLERAYELTRELATIYQKTKDKAVAYTKLARWYDKVEKSEFSKSFGTVARSIQSHYRSILNFFDNRSTNASAESFNAKIKTFRLQFRGVRSVPFFLFRLSKIYA, via the coding sequence ATTCCAGTAAGTTGTAAAAGTTTATCTACCTACTATCACCTTAACGGCAAGCGATTAGAAGAACAATATCGCAATCATTTAAGTAACTTTTTGACTTGGGATCAATTAGCTCATGCCGACCAATGGCTGCTTTTTAAGAAGAATATAGGAACTCATTTAAGTATTGATGAAGTAGCACTTACTCAAGGCGAGCTCTATACAGTGATTACCAACAAAGCAGGTAAAGGAAAACGAGGCAGTTTAGTAGCCATAGTAGCTACCACACAAAGTGAACGAGTCATAGAAGTGTTAAGGAAAATTCCAAGTAAAGACCGATATTTAGTAGAAGAAATCACTTTGGATATGGCACCTACTATGGAAAAGATTGCTAAAAAAGCCTTTCCTAAAGCTACTCAGGTCACAGACCGATTTCATGTACAAAAACGAGCTTATGATGCCTTGCAAGAAATTCGAATACAGTATAGATGGAAAACCATAGAACAAGAAAATAATGAAATAGCATTGGCTAAAGAAACAGGAAAAAACTTTAAACCGAATATCCTTGACAATGGAGATACTCCCAAACAACTACTAGCTAGAAGTAGGTATTTACTCTTTAAAGCCCCTAACAAATGGACAGCCAAACAAAAATTTAGAGCAGAATTACTCTTTGAAAGATACCCCAACTTGGAACGAGCTTATGAGCTTACTAGAGAACTGGCAACGATTTATCAAAAGACAAAAGACAAGGCGGTAGCATATACAAAACTAGCTAGATGGTATGATAAGGTAGAAAAATCAGAGTTCAGTAAAAGTTTTGGAACAGTAGCTAGATCAATACAAAGTCATTATCGAAGCATCTTAAATTTCTTTGATAATAGAAGTACCAATGCTTCTGCTGAATCTTTTAATGCTAAAATAAAAACTTTTAGACTACAATTTAGAGGCGTAAGATCTGTTCCTTTCTTCCTATTCAGACTATCTAAAATTTATGCGTAA
- a CDS encoding transposase, with protein MHTQELLKHFLPEGILDYFELKEVKDSTNKLTLVLEEKPIQPDELSHRKLHSKGFYPVVDIQDFPVRNKACFLQVKRRRWLDVDTSEVFSRDWNLVAKGTRMTEEFSLFLKRLVR; from the coding sequence ATGCATACACAAGAGCTCCTGAAGCATTTTTTACCCGAAGGTATTTTAGATTACTTTGAACTTAAAGAGGTAAAAGATTCAACGAACAAACTTACTTTGGTTTTAGAAGAAAAACCTATACAACCAGATGAGTTATCTCATCGTAAATTACATTCCAAAGGATTTTACCCAGTAGTAGATATTCAAGATTTTCCAGTACGTAACAAGGCTTGTTTTTTACAAGTAAAACGTAGACGATGGTTAGATGTTGATACCTCAGAAGTATTCTCAAGAGATTGGAATTTGGTAGCAAAGGGAACTCGAATGACAGAAGAGTTCTCTCTTTTTTTAAAGAGGCTTGTTAGATAG
- a CDS encoding helix-turn-helix domain-containing protein codes for MNDLRLKEKREKLGLTQVELAQIFGVSSNTIQNWEGGAKIPKTKIDFVKEKIDEVFNRYRYDENSLSYKRVVKEESVSLQSGVPYYDVDFTASFLEVQNNQSIKPNSYIDHPFFKGCDYVVRASGQSMAKVISHGDAIGLIKLNNWIEFFPFGEIYAIVTNDGFRMIKVITKGETDNTYTLISKPTDNKKDEFPPQQINKESIMQIFKVQASSHLF; via the coding sequence ATGAATGATTTAAGATTAAAAGAAAAACGTGAAAAACTGGGTCTAACTCAAGTTGAATTAGCCCAAATATTTGGTGTGAGCTCTAATACTATTCAAAACTGGGAGGGAGGAGCTAAAATTCCTAAAACAAAAATTGACTTTGTAAAAGAGAAAATAGATGAGGTTTTTAATAGGTACAGGTATGACGAAAACTCATTAAGCTATAAAAGAGTTGTAAAAGAGGAAAGCGTTAGTTTGCAAAGCGGAGTACCTTATTATGATGTTGATTTTACTGCAAGTTTTTTAGAAGTTCAGAATAACCAGTCAATAAAGCCAAATTCATACATAGACCACCCATTTTTTAAAGGTTGTGATTATGTAGTAAGAGCATCAGGGCAAAGTATGGCAAAAGTAATTTCTCACGGAGACGCTATTGGTTTAATTAAACTGAATAACTGGATAGAGTTTTTCCCTTTTGGAGAAATATATGCTATTGTAACAAATGACGGTTTCAGAATGATTAAAGTAATAACTAAAGGCGAAACTGATAATACTTATACTTTAATTAGTAAGCCAACTGATAACAAAAAAGACGAATTCCCGCCCCAGCAAATTAACAAAGAAAGTATAATGCAAATATTCAAAGTTCAAGCATCAAGTCATTTATTTTAA
- a CDS encoding tyrosine-type recombinase/integrase: protein MKIPLILPLFKRFALHEKGMKQKTIKEIIAIVSALSKELSNPSVTTLTTSKIREFLYQRKLERMWTNKTFRNYRQYLKTFFDYCLRENYIDMNPVEKIEKPKLPKRIPRCLDKNQVENLLLHLDCYSWFNDLEAKRNKAIIRTFLFTGVRLNELLKLQTTSVNFEESEIIIYQGKGNKDRVIPIHPDLMPYLKTYHQSKKKPTLYFFSSIRSDKPLTENNLYSIIKKIRCKTKFHFTPHQLRHTFGKFSIEGNLNPFKLQKIMGHSSIETTQIYVYVSDNNLKESFQKTVLL from the coding sequence ATGAAAATACCCCTTATTCTTCCTCTTTTTAAACGTTTCGCATTACACGAAAAAGGAATGAAACAAAAAACTATTAAAGAAATTATAGCCATAGTTTCTGCACTATCAAAAGAACTTTCAAATCCATCAGTTACCACCCTAACAACTTCAAAAATTCGTGAATTTCTCTATCAAAGAAAATTAGAACGGATGTGGACGAACAAGACTTTTAGAAACTATCGGCAGTACCTCAAAACATTCTTTGATTATTGTTTACGAGAAAATTACATTGATATGAATCCCGTTGAAAAAATAGAAAAACCTAAACTCCCGAAACGCATTCCTCGATGTTTGGACAAAAATCAAGTTGAAAATTTATTATTGCACTTAGATTGTTATTCGTGGTTCAATGATTTAGAAGCTAAGAGGAACAAGGCAATCATTCGTACATTCTTATTTACAGGGGTTCGGTTAAATGAACTTCTTAAATTACAGACAACATCAGTGAATTTTGAAGAATCAGAAATCATCATCTATCAAGGAAAGGGGAATAAGGACAGGGTAATCCCAATTCATCCAGATTTGATGCCTTATCTCAAAACCTACCATCAATCAAAAAAGAAACCGACTTTATATTTCTTTTCCAGCATTCGTTCCGATAAACCACTCACAGAAAACAATTTATACAGCATCATTAAAAAGATACGATGTAAAACAAAGTTCCACTTTACTCCGCATCAGTTACGCCATACCTTTGGTAAATTTTCTATTGAGGGCAACCTCAATCCTTTCAAATTGCAAAAGATTATGGGTCATTCCAGTATAGAAACTACGCAAATTTATGTGTACGTGAGCGATAACAACCTCAAAGAGAGTTTTCAGAAAACCGTTTTATTGTAA
- a CDS encoding type IV secretion system DNA-binding domain-containing protein → MLNDEMRLRHTHIIGATGIGKSTLIANMMIEDMKLGNDCALFDPHGDIVEDILLRIPEHRKNDVIVIDPSDTEYPIGFNLLGASTEPEKIVLSSDLVSSFKRHATAWGDNMTAVLSNAINAFLESSKSGTLIELKRFLLEDTFRKEFLQSVEDPSIHYYWEHEYYMVKKGIAPLLTRIDTFLRPKIIRSMLAQKSGIDFKECIEEKKIVLIKLSQGLIGEENSFLLGSIFLSKFNQVAQGRQSLSKSERHPYYIYLDEFQNFITPSITRILSGARKYGLGLLLAHQELGQIEESKILNSIISNPHTRICFRLGDNDAKRLEQGFSYFQQDDLQSLRIGQAIMRIGSANNDCNISTFPLPNFDTETAQSIKSTIVQNTRSNYAKPKVEIDELLKELLPKVGNVKRKKDSAQENIVSEIKQEEKEIPSTPTIIKSIEIPQTHIHEDTSEIETQKNTYLKQEEEKETIRRHRSIQDYIKTLASPRGFLTSIEHETDDGGRVDALLIKDTLSIACEVSVTNSIDYEVQNIQKCILAGYSHICMVSESNIHLKNIKKRTKEHISKEAFKKVRFMPPQEIAKFLDSFEKKKQKKRVRGYRVKSNYTDVQGNDAKDKGSTLKNILLKSLKKGSKKKK, encoded by the coding sequence ATGCTTAATGACGAAATGCGACTCCGCCACACGCATATTATCGGTGCTACTGGGATCGGTAAATCAACGCTCATTGCCAATATGATGATTGAGGACATGAAATTAGGCAATGACTGTGCTTTATTCGACCCGCACGGAGATATAGTAGAAGACATTTTATTGCGTATTCCAGAACATCGAAAAAATGACGTCATTGTTATTGACCCATCAGATACAGAATATCCAATTGGCTTTAATTTATTAGGAGCAAGTACCGAACCTGAGAAAATAGTATTGTCTTCTGATTTAGTTTCTTCCTTTAAAAGACACGCTACGGCTTGGGGGGATAACATGACAGCAGTACTATCAAATGCTATTAATGCCTTTTTAGAAAGTAGTAAAAGTGGAACACTCATTGAACTCAAACGATTTTTACTTGAAGATACCTTTAGAAAAGAGTTTTTGCAATCTGTAGAAGACCCATCTATTCATTACTATTGGGAGCATGAATATTACATGGTTAAAAAAGGGATTGCTCCCCTGTTGACCAGAATAGATACTTTTTTACGTCCAAAAATTATCCGCTCTATGTTAGCTCAAAAAAGCGGTATTGATTTTAAAGAATGTATTGAAGAAAAGAAAATAGTCCTCATTAAATTATCACAAGGACTTATAGGCGAAGAAAATAGTTTTTTACTTGGCTCAATTTTTCTTTCAAAATTTAACCAAGTAGCACAAGGAAGACAATCACTTTCAAAATCAGAACGTCATCCCTACTACATATATTTAGATGAATTTCAGAATTTCATAACACCAAGTATCACAAGAATACTATCAGGTGCGAGGAAATATGGATTAGGACTACTCTTGGCACATCAAGAATTAGGACAAATTGAAGAATCAAAAATTTTAAACTCAATTATTTCTAATCCACATACACGGATTTGTTTTAGACTTGGTGATAATGATGCAAAACGATTAGAGCAAGGGTTCTCATATTTCCAGCAAGACGATTTACAAAGTTTAAGGATTGGACAAGCTATTATGCGTATTGGAAGTGCAAATAATGATTGTAATATTTCAACATTTCCATTGCCAAACTTTGATACTGAAACAGCACAGAGTATTAAAAGTACTATTGTGCAAAATACAAGAAGTAATTACGCAAAACCCAAAGTTGAAATTGACGAATTACTCAAAGAGTTATTACCAAAAGTTGGCAATGTAAAAAGGAAAAAAGACAGTGCTCAAGAAAATATAGTATCTGAAATTAAACAAGAAGAAAAAGAAATACCTAGTACACCTACTATTATTAAATCAATAGAAATTCCGCAAACACATATTCATGAAGATACATCGGAAATAGAAACTCAAAAAAATACCTACCTCAAGCAAGAAGAAGAAAAAGAAACTATACGGAGACACCGTTCAATTCAAGACTATATTAAAACCTTAGCCTCGCCAAGAGGTTTTCTTACGAGTATTGAACACGAAACTGATGATGGAGGGCGTGTTGATGCATTATTAATTAAAGATACTCTTTCAATTGCTTGTGAAGTTTCAGTTACCAACAGCATTGATTATGAAGTACAGAATATACAGAAATGTATTCTAGCTGGATATAGTCATATCTGTATGGTATCTGAAAGCAACATACATCTAAAGAATATTAAAAAACGAACAAAAGAACATATCTCAAAAGAGGCATTTAAAAAGGTTCGTTTTATGCCACCCCAAGAGATTGCAAAGTTTTTAGATTCATTTGAAAAAAAGAAGCAAAAAAAACGAGTTCGAGGATATCGTGTGAAATCTAATTATACCGATGTTCAAGGAAATGATGCGAAAGATAAAGGTTCAACACTCAAAAATATTTTACTGAAATCACTTAAAAAAGGTTCAAAAAAGAAGAAATAA